Proteins from a single region of Streptomyces spinoverrucosus:
- a CDS encoding alpha/beta fold hydrolase, translating to MTEPDTPSAQPASVIRPDGPWTHRDVAANGARFHIAELGDGPLVMLVHGFPQFWWAWRHQLVALADAGFRAVAMDLRGVGGSDRTPRGYDPANLALDITGVVRSLGEPDAALVGHDLGGYLAWTAAVMRPKLVRRLVVASMPHPRRWRSAMLSDVRQTAASSYIWGFQRPWIPERQLVADDGALVGRLIRDWSGPRLPEDEAVAAYRRAMCIPSTAHCSIEPYRWLVRSLARPDGIQFNRRMKRPVRVPTLHLHGSLDPVTRTRSAAGSGEYVEAPYRWRLFDGLGHFPHEEDPAAFSNELIGWLKDPEPDR from the coding sequence ATGACGGAACCCGACACCCCTTCGGCGCAGCCCGCCTCGGTCATCCGGCCCGACGGCCCCTGGACGCACCGGGACGTGGCGGCGAACGGCGCGCGCTTTCACATCGCGGAGCTGGGCGACGGACCGCTGGTGATGCTGGTGCACGGCTTCCCGCAGTTCTGGTGGGCCTGGCGGCACCAGCTGGTCGCGCTCGCCGACGCCGGGTTCCGGGCCGTCGCCATGGACCTCAGGGGTGTCGGCGGCAGCGACCGCACGCCTCGGGGGTACGACCCGGCCAACCTCGCCCTCGACATCACCGGCGTGGTCCGCTCACTCGGTGAGCCGGACGCCGCGCTGGTCGGGCATGACCTCGGCGGCTATCTGGCGTGGACGGCGGCCGTGATGCGGCCGAAGCTGGTACGCCGTCTGGTGGTCGCGTCGATGCCGCATCCCCGGCGCTGGCGCTCGGCGATGCTCTCCGACGTGCGGCAGACGGCGGCGAGTTCGTACATCTGGGGGTTCCAGCGGCCGTGGATCCCGGAGCGGCAGCTCGTCGCGGACGACGGGGCGCTGGTGGGCCGGCTGATCCGGGACTGGTCCGGGCCGCGACTGCCGGAGGACGAGGCGGTGGCGGCGTACCGGCGCGCGATGTGCATCCCGTCGACGGCGCACTGCTCCATCGAGCCGTACCGCTGGCTGGTCCGCTCCCTGGCCCGCCCCGACGGCATCCAGTTCAACCGCCGGATGAAGCGCCCCGTCCGCGTGCCGACCCTGCATCTGCACGGCTCCCTCGATCCCGTGACGCGCACCCGCAGCGCGGCCGGCTCCGGCGAGTACGTCGAAGCCCCGTACCGCTGGCGGCTGTTCGACGGCCTCGGCCACTTCCCGCACGAGGAGGACCCGGCGGCGTTCTCCAACGAGCTGATCGGCTGGCTGAAGGACCCCGAACCGGACCGCTGA
- a CDS encoding phage holin family protein produces MSAPDGSPVGAERSIGQLFASATAEMSALVHDEIALAKAQLRQDVKRGATSGGAFMAAGGLLLFSLPMLNFALAYGIRTWSGWNLAICFLLSFAANVLIALVLALIGLVFAKKAKKSKGPQKVAASMKESAGVLQKAKPHPRPARPELPELPRDRAPEAIEAVARSSS; encoded by the coding sequence ATGAGCGCACCCGACGGCAGCCCGGTCGGCGCCGAACGCAGCATCGGCCAGCTGTTCGCCTCCGCGACGGCCGAGATGTCGGCGCTGGTGCACGACGAGATCGCGCTGGCCAAGGCCCAGCTGAGGCAGGACGTCAAGCGCGGTGCGACGAGCGGCGGCGCGTTCATGGCGGCCGGCGGGCTGCTGCTGTTCTCCCTGCCGATGCTCAACTTCGCTCTGGCGTACGGCATCCGGACCTGGAGCGGGTGGAACCTCGCGATCTGCTTTCTGCTGTCCTTCGCGGCGAACGTCCTGATCGCCCTCGTCCTGGCGCTGATCGGCCTGGTGTTCGCGAAGAAGGCCAAGAAGAGCAAGGGCCCGCAGAAGGTGGCCGCGTCGATGAAGGAGTCGGCGGGCGTGCTGCAGAAGGCCAAGCCGCACCCGCGTCCCGCGCGGCCGGAGCTGCCCGAGCTTCCCCGGGACCGCGCGCCCGAGGCCATCGAGGCTGTGGCACGCTCGTCGTCATGA
- the nth gene encoding endonuclease III — MKKAAAKTATAKEAVPAKSAATKKAAPAKSAAAKKTAGKKAPTGKAPAKKSAGKTAPAGNAPARKAAGAKAPTGKAPAKKSAGKTAPAGNAPAKKTAGAKAPANKTPAKKATARSAGPVKKATVARKKPTVAPKKASAPVKKAAPAKTVTPQPPSDESRTALVRRARRINRELAEVYPYAHPELDFDNPFQLLVATVLSAQTTDLRVNQTTPALFAKYPTPEDLAAANPEEVEEILRPCGFFRAKTKSVIGLSKALTEDFGGEVPGRLEDLVKLPGVGRKTAFVVLGNAFGRPGITVDTHFQRLVRRWRWTDETDPDKIEAAVGALFPKSDWTDLSHHVIWHGRRICHARKPACGACPIAPLCPAYGEGETDAEKARKLLKYEKGGFPGQRLKPPQAYLDAGGRPAPPLGAG; from the coding sequence GTGAAGAAGGCTGCCGCCAAGACCGCCACCGCGAAAGAGGCCGTTCCGGCCAAGAGTGCCGCCACCAAGAAAGCCGCTCCTGCGAAGTCGGCGGCGGCCAAGAAGACCGCTGGGAAGAAGGCGCCCACCGGCAAGGCCCCCGCCAAGAAGAGTGCCGGGAAGACGGCTCCCGCCGGCAACGCCCCGGCCAGAAAGGCCGCTGGGGCGAAAGCGCCCACCGGTAAGGCCCCCGCCAAGAAGAGTGCCGGGAAGACGGCTCCCGCCGGCAACGCCCCGGCCAAGAAGACCGCTGGCGCGAAAGCTCCCGCCAACAAGACCCCCGCCAAGAAGGCCACCGCCAGGAGTGCCGGCCCCGTCAAGAAGGCCACCGTCGCCCGTAAGAAGCCCACGGTCGCGCCCAAGAAGGCCTCCGCCCCCGTGAAGAAGGCCGCGCCCGCGAAGACGGTCACCCCGCAGCCGCCGAGCGACGAGTCCCGCACCGCCCTGGTCCGCCGGGCCCGCCGGATCAACCGCGAACTCGCCGAGGTCTATCCGTACGCCCACCCGGAGCTCGACTTCGACAACCCCTTCCAGCTCCTGGTCGCCACGGTCCTGTCCGCCCAGACCACCGACCTGCGCGTCAACCAGACGACCCCGGCCCTGTTCGCCAAGTACCCGACCCCTGAGGACCTGGCCGCCGCCAACCCCGAGGAGGTCGAGGAGATCCTGCGGCCGTGCGGCTTCTTCCGGGCCAAGACCAAGTCGGTGATAGGGCTGTCCAAAGCCCTCACGGAGGACTTCGGCGGCGAGGTCCCTGGCCGGCTGGAGGACCTCGTCAAGCTGCCCGGCGTAGGCCGCAAGACCGCCTTCGTCGTGCTCGGCAACGCCTTCGGGCGGCCCGGCATCACCGTCGACACGCACTTCCAGCGACTCGTCCGGCGCTGGCGGTGGACCGACGAGACCGACCCCGACAAGATCGAGGCCGCCGTCGGCGCGCTCTTCCCCAAGAGTGACTGGACGGACCTCTCGCACCACGTGATCTGGCACGGCCGCCGCATCTGCCACGCCCGCAAGCCCGCCTGCGGCGCCTGCCCCATCGCCCCGCTCTGCCCGGCGTACGGCGAGGGCGAGACGGACGCGGAGAAGGCGAGGAAGCTGCTCAAGTACGAGAAGGGCGGCTTCCCCGGCCAACGTCTGAAGCCCCCGCAGGCGTACTTGGACGCGGGCGGCAGGCCGGCCCCGCCCCTGGGGGCCGGATGA
- the acs gene encoding acetate--CoA ligase → MSCGLGHNGHPSRGRCREQREPGQPAGEGDGTVTDERSSLSNLLKEERRFAPPADLAAHANVTAEAYEQAKADRLGFWAEQARRLTWAKEPTETLDWSNPPFAKWFKDGELNVAYNCVDRHVEAGLGDRVAIHFEGEPGDSRAITYAELKDEVSKAANALLELGVQKGDRVAVYMPMIPETAIAMLACARIGAAHSVVFGGFSADALATRIQDATAKVVITSDGGYRRGKPSALKPAVDEAVEKAGNVEHVLVVRRTGQEVAWAEGRDVWWHDLVERQSAEHTPEAFEAEHPLFILYTSGTTGKPKGILHTSGGYLTQTAYTHHAVFDLKPETDVYWCTADVGWVTGHSYIVYGPLANGATQVMYEGTPDTPHQGRFWEIVQKYKVTILYTAPTAIRTFMKWGDDIPAKFDLSSLRILGSVGEPINPEAWIWYRKHIGADATPVVDTWWQTETGAMMISPLPGVTEAKPGSAQTPLPGIAATVVDDEAHEVPNGGGGYLVLTEPWPSMLRTIWGDDQRFIDTYWSRFEGKYFAGDGAKKDDDGDIWLLGRVDDVMLVSGHNISTTEVESALVSHPSVAEAAVVGAADETTGQAIVAFVILRGTAAETEDLVAELRNHVGATLGPIAKPKRILPVAELPKTRSGKIMRRLLRDIAENRQLGDVTTLTDSTVMDLIQAKLPAAPSED, encoded by the coding sequence ATGAGCTGTGGCCTGGGACACAACGGACACCCTTCGAGAGGGAGATGTCGTGAGCAACGAGAGCCTGGCCAACCTGCTGGGGAAGGAGACGGGACAGTGACCGACGAGCGTTCTTCCCTCTCCAACCTGCTCAAAGAAGAGCGCAGGTTCGCGCCCCCCGCCGACCTGGCCGCCCACGCCAATGTCACGGCGGAGGCGTATGAACAGGCCAAGGCTGACAGGCTCGGCTTCTGGGCCGAGCAGGCCCGCCGGCTGACCTGGGCCAAGGAGCCGACCGAGACGCTGGACTGGTCGAACCCGCCGTTCGCCAAGTGGTTCAAGGACGGCGAACTCAACGTCGCGTACAACTGCGTGGACCGGCATGTCGAGGCCGGGCTCGGCGACCGCGTGGCCATCCACTTCGAGGGCGAGCCCGGCGACAGCCGCGCCATCACCTACGCCGAGCTCAAGGACGAGGTCTCCAAGGCCGCCAACGCCCTGCTGGAGCTGGGCGTTCAGAAGGGCGACCGGGTCGCCGTCTACATGCCGATGATCCCGGAGACGGCGATCGCGATGCTGGCCTGCGCCCGTATCGGCGCCGCGCATTCCGTGGTCTTCGGCGGCTTCTCGGCGGACGCCCTCGCCACCCGTATCCAGGACGCGACCGCCAAGGTCGTCATCACCTCCGACGGCGGCTACCGGCGCGGCAAGCCCTCCGCGCTGAAGCCGGCCGTGGACGAGGCGGTGGAGAAGGCGGGCAACGTCGAGCATGTGCTCGTGGTCCGCCGGACCGGCCAGGAGGTCGCCTGGGCCGAGGGCCGGGACGTGTGGTGGCACGACCTCGTCGAGCGGCAGTCCGCCGAGCACACGCCGGAGGCGTTCGAGGCGGAGCACCCGCTGTTCATCCTCTACACCTCCGGTACGACGGGTAAGCCGAAGGGCATCCTGCACACCTCCGGCGGCTACCTCACCCAGACGGCATACACCCACCACGCGGTCTTCGACCTCAAGCCGGAGACCGACGTGTACTGGTGCACGGCCGACGTCGGCTGGGTGACCGGGCACTCGTACATCGTCTACGGGCCGCTCGCCAACGGCGCCACCCAGGTGATGTACGAGGGCACACCCGACACCCCGCACCAGGGCCGCTTCTGGGAGATCGTGCAGAAGTACAAGGTCACGATCCTCTACACCGCGCCCACCGCGATCCGTACGTTCATGAAGTGGGGCGACGACATCCCCGCGAAGTTCGACCTCTCCAGCCTGCGGATCCTGGGCTCGGTCGGTGAGCCGATCAACCCCGAGGCCTGGATCTGGTACCGCAAGCACATCGGCGCCGACGCCACGCCCGTCGTGGACACCTGGTGGCAGACCGAGACCGGCGCGATGATGATCTCGCCGCTGCCCGGCGTCACCGAGGCCAAGCCCGGCTCGGCGCAGACACCACTGCCCGGCATCGCCGCGACGGTCGTCGACGACGAGGCGCACGAGGTGCCCAACGGCGGCGGTGGCTACCTGGTCCTCACCGAGCCGTGGCCGTCGATGCTGCGCACGATCTGGGGCGACGACCAGCGGTTCATCGACACGTACTGGTCGCGCTTCGAGGGCAAGTACTTCGCCGGCGACGGCGCCAAGAAGGACGACGACGGCGACATCTGGCTGCTCGGCCGCGTCGACGACGTCATGCTCGTGTCCGGCCACAACATCTCCACCACCGAGGTCGAGTCCGCCCTCGTCTCCCACCCCTCCGTCGCCGAGGCGGCCGTGGTGGGCGCGGCGGACGAGACGACCGGGCAGGCGATCGTCGCCTTCGTGATCCTGCGCGGTACGGCCGCGGAGACCGAGGATCTGGTCGCCGAGCTGCGTAACCACGTCGGCGCCACCCTCGGCCCGATCGCCAAGCCCAAGCGGATCCTGCCGGTGGCGGAGCTGCCCAAGACCCGCTCCGGCAAGATCATGCGCCGCCTGCTGCGGGACATCGCCGAGAACCGCCAGCTCGGTGACGTGACCACGCTGACCGACTCCACGGTCATGGACCTCATCCAGGCCAAGCTCCCGGCGGCGCCCAGCGAGGACTGA
- a CDS encoding MarP family serine protease translates to MNVLDILLLVAAVWFAIVGYRQGFVVGILSVIGFLGGGLVAVYSLPVIWDALTANAEVSTTAAVVAVVVVIVCASVGQALTTHLGNKLRRYITWSPARALDATGGALVNVVAMLLVAWLIGSALAGTTLPTLGKEVRSSKVLLGVSRALPAQADTWFADFSSVLAQNGFPQVFSPFANEPITDVQPPDPALANSPVATRAQRSIVKVMGTAQSCGKVLEGTGFVFGERRVMTNAHVVGGVDEPTVQIGGEGRRYDATVVLYDWQRDIAVLDVPDLDAPALRFADDDAASGDSAIVAGFPENGAYDVRAARVRGRITANGPDIYHRDTVRRDVYSLYATVRQGNSGGPLLTPEGEVYGVVFAKSLDDAETGYALTVDEIREDITKGRTANQQVGSDSCAL, encoded by the coding sequence GTGAACGTGCTGGACATCCTGTTGCTGGTCGCCGCCGTGTGGTTCGCGATCGTGGGCTACCGCCAGGGCTTCGTCGTCGGCATCCTGTCGGTGATCGGCTTCCTCGGCGGCGGCCTCGTCGCCGTCTACTCACTGCCCGTCATCTGGGACGCGCTGACCGCCAACGCGGAGGTGAGCACCACCGCCGCCGTCGTCGCGGTGGTCGTCGTGATCGTCTGCGCCTCGGTCGGCCAGGCCCTGACGACCCATCTCGGCAACAAGCTGCGCCGGTACATCACCTGGTCCCCGGCCCGCGCCCTGGACGCCACCGGCGGAGCCCTCGTCAACGTCGTCGCCATGCTGCTGGTGGCGTGGCTGATCGGCTCGGCGCTGGCCGGCACCACCCTGCCGACGCTCGGCAAGGAGGTGCGCAGCTCGAAGGTGCTGCTCGGCGTCTCCCGCGCGCTGCCCGCGCAGGCCGACACCTGGTTCGCGGACTTCTCCTCGGTGCTCGCGCAGAACGGTTTCCCGCAGGTCTTCAGCCCGTTCGCCAACGAGCCCATCACCGACGTACAGCCGCCCGACCCGGCCCTGGCCAACAGCCCCGTCGCCACCCGCGCCCAGCGCTCCATCGTCAAGGTGATGGGCACCGCCCAGAGCTGCGGCAAGGTCTTGGAGGGCACCGGGTTCGTCTTCGGTGAGCGCCGCGTCATGACCAACGCGCACGTGGTGGGCGGCGTCGACGAACCCACCGTCCAGATAGGCGGGGAGGGCCGACGGTACGACGCGACGGTCGTCCTGTACGACTGGCAGCGCGACATCGCCGTACTCGACGTACCCGATCTGGACGCGCCCGCCCTGAGGTTCGCCGACGACGACGCGGCGAGCGGGGACAGCGCGATCGTCGCGGGCTTCCCGGAGAACGGGGCCTACGACGTGCGCGCCGCGCGCGTGCGCGGGCGCATCACCGCCAACGGCCCGGACATCTACCACCGGGACACCGTCCGCCGCGATGTCTACTCGCTGTACGCGACCGTCCGCCAGGGCAACTCCGGCGGCCCGCTGCTCACGCCCGAGGGCGAGGTCTACGGGGTCGTCTTCGCGAAGTCCCTCGACGACGCCGAGACGGGGTACGCGCTGACCGTGGACGAGATCCGCGAGGACATCACCAAGGGGCGTACGGCGAACCAGCAGGTGGGCAGCGACAGCTGCGCGCTGTAG
- the nhaA gene encoding Na+/H+ antiporter NhaA — MTMPRPARKAFARLSLPERTFVADALRTETVGGVLLLVAAVVALIWANIPALRDSYESVSHFHIGPAALGLDLSIAHWAADGLLAIFFFVAGIELKRELVAGDLRDPKAAVLPVVAALCGMAVPALVYTLTNGIGGGSLAGWAVPTATDIAFALAVLAVIGTSLPSALRAFLLTLAVVDDLFAILIIAIFFTSSINFAALGGALVGLGVFWLLLRKGVRGWYIYVPLALVIWALMYNSGVHATIAGVAMGLMLRCTTHKDEEHSPGEHIEHLVRPLSAGLAVPLFALFSAGVAVSGGMLGDVFSRPETLGVVLGLVVGKTIGIFGGTWLTARFTRASLSDDLAWPDVFAVASLAGIGFTVSLLIGELAFEGDAVLTDEIKAAVLTGSLIAALIATVLLKIRNAKYRSLCEAEERDEDLDGIPDIYEEHDPAYHLRMAEIYDRKAAEHRRIAEVRAAELAEVGGGAGDEGDGPA, encoded by the coding sequence GTGACCATGCCCCGCCCCGCCCGCAAGGCCTTCGCCCGCCTGTCCCTGCCCGAGCGGACCTTCGTCGCGGACGCGCTGCGCACCGAGACGGTCGGCGGTGTGCTGCTGCTCGTCGCCGCGGTCGTCGCGCTGATCTGGGCGAACATACCCGCGTTGCGCGACAGCTACGAGAGCGTCTCGCACTTCCACATCGGCCCCGCCGCCCTCGGCCTCGACCTGTCCATCGCGCACTGGGCCGCGGACGGGCTGCTCGCGATCTTCTTCTTCGTCGCCGGTATCGAGCTCAAGCGTGAGCTGGTCGCCGGCGATCTGCGCGACCCCAAGGCGGCCGTCCTGCCGGTGGTCGCCGCGCTGTGCGGCATGGCCGTCCCGGCACTGGTCTACACCCTCACCAACGGCATCGGCGGCGGCTCCCTCGCGGGCTGGGCCGTGCCCACCGCCACGGACATCGCCTTCGCGCTCGCCGTGCTCGCGGTCATCGGTACGTCGCTGCCGAGCGCCCTGCGCGCCTTCCTGCTGACGCTCGCCGTCGTGGACGACCTGTTCGCGATCCTGATCATCGCGATCTTCTTCACCAGCTCGATCAACTTCGCGGCGCTGGGCGGCGCTCTCGTCGGCCTCGGCGTCTTCTGGCTGCTGCTGCGCAAGGGCGTACGCGGCTGGTACATCTACGTCCCGCTGGCCCTGGTGATCTGGGCGCTGATGTACAACAGCGGCGTGCACGCGACCATCGCCGGCGTCGCCATGGGCCTGATGCTGCGTTGCACCACCCACAAGGACGAGGAGCACTCCCCCGGCGAGCACATCGAGCACCTCGTGCGCCCCCTGTCCGCGGGCCTCGCCGTACCGCTGTTCGCCCTGTTCAGCGCGGGCGTCGCGGTCTCCGGCGGCATGCTGGGGGACGTGTTCAGCAGGCCGGAGACGCTGGGCGTGGTCCTCGGTCTCGTCGTCGGCAAGACGATCGGCATCTTCGGCGGCACCTGGCTGACCGCCCGCTTCACCCGGGCCTCGCTCAGCGACGACCTCGCCTGGCCGGACGTCTTCGCCGTCGCCTCGCTCGCCGGCATCGGCTTCACCGTCTCGCTGCTCATCGGCGAACTGGCCTTCGAGGGCGACGCGGTCCTGACCGACGAGATCAAGGCCGCCGTACTGACCGGCTCGCTGATAGCGGCGCTGATCGCGACGGTGCTGCTGAAGATCCGGAACGCCAAGTACCGCAGTCTCTGCGAGGCCGAGGAGCGCGACGAGGACCTCGACGGCATCCCGGACATCTACGAGGAGCACGACCCGGCGTACCACCTGCGGATGGCGGAGATCTACGACCGGAAGGCCGCCGAGCACCGCCGGATCGCCGAAGTCAGGGCCGCCGAGCTTGCCGAAGTGGGCGGCGGGGCAGGCGATGAGGGCGACGGTCCGGCATGA
- a CDS encoding Crp/Fnr family transcriptional regulator, which translates to MDDVLRRNPLFAALDDEQAAELRASMSEVTLARGDSLFHEGDPGDRLYVVTEGKVKLHRTSPDGRENMLAVVGPSELIGELSLFDPGPRTATATALTEVKLLGLGHGDLQPWLNARPEVATALLRAVARRLRKTNDAMSDLVFSDVPGRVARALLDLSRRFGVQSEEGIHVVHDLTQEELAQLVGASRETVNKALADFAQRGWLRLEARAVILLDVERLAKRSR; encoded by the coding sequence GTGGACGACGTTCTGCGGCGCAATCCGCTCTTCGCGGCGCTCGACGACGAGCAGGCCGCGGAGCTGCGCGCCTCCATGAGTGAGGTGACCCTCGCGCGCGGTGACTCCCTCTTCCACGAGGGCGACCCCGGCGACCGGCTCTACGTGGTCACCGAGGGCAAGGTCAAGCTCCACCGCACGTCCCCCGACGGCCGCGAGAACATGCTGGCCGTGGTCGGCCCCAGCGAGCTCATCGGCGAGCTGTCGCTGTTCGACCCGGGCCCGCGCACGGCGACCGCCACGGCACTGACCGAGGTGAAGCTGCTCGGCCTCGGCCACGGCGACCTCCAGCCCTGGCTGAACGCCCGCCCCGAGGTGGCCACGGCGCTCCTGCGCGCCGTCGCGCGCCGACTGCGCAAGACCAACGACGCGATGTCCGACCTCGTCTTCTCGGACGTCCCCGGCCGTGTCGCGCGCGCCCTGCTGGACCTGTCCCGCCGGTTCGGCGTGCAGTCCGAGGAAGGCATCCACGTCGTCCACGACCTCACCCAGGAGGAGCTGGCCCAGCTGGTCGGCGCGTCCCGCGAGACGGTCAACAAGGCGCTGGCCGACTTCGCCCAGCGCGGCTGGCTGCGGCTGGAGGCACGCGCGGTGATCCTCCTGGACGTGGAGCGCCTCGCGAAGCGGTCGCGCTGA
- a CDS encoding SRPBCC family protein — MARNRRLILTSPPEVWSLLSDGRRYGEWVTGTQRVLAADPHWPEVGARLKVRVGAGPLTLDDTCVVRICEPEHRLELEAQAAPFGAARIAMTLLPWGENTLFTLDWHALRGPGIRMHGLPVDYVVKVRNGMMLTKLARIAVRERGNAPGRRPFSRASAP, encoded by the coding sequence GTGGCCCGGAACCGCCGTCTGATCCTCACCTCGCCCCCCGAGGTCTGGAGCCTGCTCTCCGACGGCCGTCGCTACGGGGAGTGGGTGACAGGAACCCAGCGGGTCCTCGCCGCGGACCCGCACTGGCCGGAAGTGGGTGCCCGCCTCAAGGTCCGGGTCGGCGCCGGCCCGCTCACCCTCGACGACACCTGCGTCGTCCGCATCTGCGAACCCGAACACCGCCTCGAACTGGAGGCGCAGGCAGCCCCCTTCGGCGCGGCCCGCATCGCCATGACTCTGCTTCCCTGGGGCGAGAACACCCTCTTCACCCTCGACTGGCACGCCTTGAGGGGCCCCGGCATCCGGATGCACGGACTGCCCGTGGACTACGTCGTCAAGGTCCGCAACGGCATGATGCTGACGAAGCTGGCCCGCATCGCGGTACGCGAACGAGGAAATGCCCCTGGGCGGCGTCCGTTCAGCCGGGCGTCGGCGCCTTGA
- a CDS encoding NUDIX hydrolase codes for MTRASETQGGPVVLSKEGLPDWLDPVVRAVETVQPRQLSRFLPPKDGAGRQSAVLILFGEGERGPELLLMERASSLRSHAGQPSFPGGALDPEDGDPHADGPLRAALREAEEETGLDPSGVQLFGVLPKLYIPVSGFVVTSVLGWWREPSPVGVVDPNETARVFTVPVADLTNPANRATTVHPSGHRGPAFLVESALVWGFTAGIIDRLLHYAGWERPWDRDKQVPLDWRS; via the coding sequence ATGACACGAGCGAGTGAGACGCAGGGCGGCCCGGTGGTGCTCAGCAAGGAGGGGCTGCCCGACTGGCTGGACCCGGTCGTGCGCGCCGTGGAGACGGTCCAGCCGCGCCAGCTGAGCCGCTTCCTGCCGCCGAAGGACGGCGCCGGCCGCCAGTCCGCCGTACTCATCCTGTTCGGCGAGGGCGAGCGCGGCCCCGAGCTGCTGCTGATGGAGCGGGCGAGCTCGCTGCGCTCGCACGCCGGACAGCCCTCGTTCCCCGGCGGTGCCCTCGACCCCGAGGACGGCGACCCGCACGCCGACGGACCCCTGCGGGCCGCTCTGCGCGAGGCCGAGGAGGAGACCGGCCTGGACCCGTCCGGGGTGCAGCTGTTCGGCGTGCTGCCCAAGCTCTACATCCCGGTCAGCGGCTTCGTCGTGACGTCGGTGCTGGGCTGGTGGCGGGAGCCCAGCCCCGTGGGGGTGGTTGACCCGAACGAGACGGCCAGGGTCTTCACGGTCCCCGTGGCGGATCTCACGAACCCCGCCAACCGCGCCACCACCGTCCACCCAAGCGGTCACCGAGGTCCGGCATTTCTGGTCGAATCGGCACTTGTCTGGGGCTTCACAGCCGGAATCATCGACCGCCTGCTGCACTACGCGGGCTGGGAGAGACCGTGGGACCGCGACAAGCAGGTCCCGCTCGACTGGCGGTCATGA
- a CDS encoding MBL fold metallo-hydrolase encodes MTDASALPGQPRGGVLTGPATPRAVNVLAPNPSAMTLDGTNTWILSEPDSPVAVVVDPGPLDEGHLGNVVDTAEQAGKRVALTLLTHGHPDHAAGAARFAELTGTKVRALDPALRLGDEGLAAGDVVRVGGLELRVVPTPGHTADSLSFHLPADRAVLTGDTVLGRGTTVVAHPDGRLGDYLDSLRRLRSLTVDDGVHTVLPGHGPVLEDAQGAVEYYLAHRAHRLAQVETAVEDGYRTPSQIVAHVYADVDRSLWPAAELSVRAQLDYLEEHGLI; translated from the coding sequence ATGACGGACGCAAGCGCCCTGCCCGGCCAGCCCCGGGGCGGGGTCCTCACCGGACCCGCCACCCCGCGCGCGGTCAACGTCCTCGCGCCCAACCCCTCCGCGATGACGCTGGACGGCACGAACACCTGGATCCTGTCCGAGCCCGACTCCCCGGTGGCCGTCGTGGTCGACCCGGGCCCGCTGGACGAGGGGCATCTCGGCAACGTCGTCGACACCGCCGAGCAGGCCGGCAAGCGCGTCGCCCTGACGCTGCTCACCCACGGCCACCCGGACCACGCCGCCGGCGCCGCCCGCTTCGCGGAGCTGACCGGCACCAAGGTGCGGGCGCTGGACCCGGCGCTGCGGCTGGGCGACGAAGGGCTGGCCGCCGGGGACGTGGTCCGGGTCGGCGGCCTGGAGCTGAGGGTCGTACCGACGCCCGGCCACACCGCGGACTCGCTCAGCTTCCATCTCCCGGCCGACCGGGCGGTGCTGACGGGCGACACCGTGCTGGGACGCGGTACGACGGTCGTGGCGCACCCCGACGGCCGTCTGGGCGACTATCTGGACTCCTTGCGGCGCCTGAGGTCCCTCACGGTCGACGACGGCGTCCACACCGTCCTCCCGGGCCACGGGCCCGTTCTGGAGGACGCCCAGGGCGCCGTGGAGTACTACCTCGCCCACCGCGCCCACCGCCTCGCCCAGGTCGAGACAGCGGTCGAGGACGGCTACCGGACGCCGTCCCAGATCGTCGCCCATGTGTACGCCGACGTGGACCGCTCCCTGTGGCCGGCGGCGGAGCTGTCGGTACGGGCCCAGCTGGACTACCTGGAGGAGCACGGGCTCATCTAG